From Aedes albopictus strain Foshan chromosome 1, AalbF5, whole genome shotgun sequence, one genomic window encodes:
- the LOC109425249 gene encoding exonuclease 1 yields MGITGLIPFLEKASSRCNLRDLRGQCVAIDSYCWLHKGAFACADKLARGETTDIHIQYCLKYVNMLLSHDIKPILVFDGRHLPAKAGTEAKRRETRENAKKRAAELLRVGRTEEAKGYLRRCVDITHEMALQLIQECRKRNVDCVVAPYEADAQLAYLNRKGIAQAVITEDSDLMLFGCSKVLFKLDLTGTGLMIEAEKLYLAMACKEEKYSFDKFRYMCILSGCDYLDSLPGIGLAKARKFVLTTEDTDIRRALAKIPSYLNMRQLEVSEQYKEEFMKADATFKHMVVYDPVERKQMRLNDPEVLGTDPKLCGNAGSFLDEETALQLALGNLNPFNMKRLDNWHPDDPQCQATGGQTSNWKQTAVTKHPSIWKGTYERSRNSSKHIEIHQEVKVRNVFELERQSISSSNHEEVERESIDDVLRAYGVQPRDQQPPPKRMCLTSMTLQQKLTMDVDEVQDRKSPPRRNPFHVKSIAPASIQGKRTTSDALPSPIKITEQNCSLLRQVSPVKKTDYEARPPTNTTTATTLQIRSKTEKLSRFKRTVMGCDGQKVISRFFSTSMSSTMTTATTVSTLQVSASADESDPSLLDEIPSGETSPSPTPTTVNVYLLSPEARGEKTPKKQRLSVDSPASCSPAPPVKGERSVEKLDSGFVEEPEGGFSSSQKENQSEQNKPTSSRLSLFTKKEPRRLDTENSAEILQEIEMIQDDDVVEIKDDDEDESKEVQMAEQKPAQASFGRGGNSGSGQKKTACRRVGLSKNKSLKGVGANQSKLSMFGFQKKVQLK; encoded by the exons ATGGGAATCACCGGATTGATTCCCTTCCTGGAGAAAGCGTCCAGTCGGTGCAACCTGCGCGATCTCCGGGGCCAATGCGTCGCCATCGATAGCTACTGCTGGCTGCACAAGGGCGCATTCGCTTGCGCGGACAAGCTGGCCCGAGGCGAAACGACCGACATTCACATCCAGTACTGTTTGAAGTATGTGAACATGCTGTTGTCGCACGATATCAAGCCGATTCTGGTGTTCGATGGGAGACATCTTCCGGCCAAGGCCGGGACCGAGGCCAAGAGACGTGAGACGCGAGAAAACGCCAAGAAGCGAGCGGCTGAGTTGCTGAGGGTTGGGAGGACGGAGGAAGCCAAGGGGTATCTGCGGCGCTGTGTGGACATTACCCACGAGATGGCCCTCCAGTTGATCCAGGAGTGCCGGAAGCGGAATGTGGACTGCGTCGTGGCGCCATATGAAGCCGACGCTCAGTTGGCCTATTTGAACAGGAAAGGAATTGCACAGGCGGTCATTACGGAGGATTCCGATCTGATGTTGTTCGGGTGCAGCAAAGTGCTGTTCAAGTTGGACCTGACCGGAACTGGGCTGATGATCGAAGCGGAGAAGCTATATCTGGCCATGGCATGCAAGGAGGAGAAATACTCGTTTGACAAGTTCCGGTATATGTGCATCCTGTCCGGGTGTGACTATCTGGATTCCCTTCCCGGAATCGGGCTGGCCAAGGCTCGGAAGTTTGTTCTGACGACGGAAGACACAGACATCCGGCGTGCTCTGGCGAAGATCCCGTCCTACCTGAATATGCGCCAGCTGGAAGTTTCCGAGCAGTAcaaggaagaatttatgaaggccGATGCCACCTTCAAACACATGGTCGTGTACGACCCAGTCGAACGGAAGCAAATGCGCCTGAACGACCCGGAAGTCCTGGGAACCGATCCGAAATTGTGTGGCAATGCAGGAAGTTTCCTCGACGAAGAAACTGCCTTACAGCTGGCCTTAGGCAACTTAAACCCCTTCAACATGAAGCGGCTGGACAACTGGCACCCGGATGATCCGCAATGCCAAGCGACTGGTGGTCAAACCAGCAACTGGAAACAGACAGCCGTCACTAAACATCCCAGCATCTGGAAAGGCACCTACGAACGGAGTCgcaacagcagcaaacacatcGAAATCCACCAGGAAGTAAAGGTGCGCAATGTATTTGAGTTGGAGAGGCAATCGATTTCGAGCTCGAACCACGAAGAAGTTGAACGGGAATCAATTGACGACGTACTGCGAGCGTACGGAGTACAGCCAAGAGACCAGCAACCTCCGCCCAAGAGGATGTGTCTAACCAGCATGACATTGCAGCAGAAGCTGACAATGGATGTGGACGAGGTCCAGGACAGAAAGAGCCCTCCCaggagaaatccatttcat GTCAAATCGATAGCTCCGGCTTCGATCCAGGGAAAGCGCACCACATCTGACGCACTACCATCACCCATAAAAATCACCGAGCAAAACTGTTCCCTTTTGCGCCAAGTTAGTCCGGTAAAGAAAACCGACTATGAAGCCAGACCCCCAACCAACACAACCACCGCCACCACCCTGCAAATACGGTCCAAGACGGAAAAGCTCAGTCGCTTCAAACGGACCGTAATGGGTTGCGATGGCCAGAAAGTCATCAGTCGATTCTTCTCGACTTCAATGTCCTCCACCATGACGACGGCCACCACCGTGAGCACTCTCCAGGTATCCGCCAGCGCGGATGAAAGCGACCCCTCACTTTTGGATGAGATCCCATCGGGGGAAACCAGCCCCAGTCCAACCCCAACGACGGTCAACGTATATCTACTCTCTCCGGAAGCCCGAGGAGAAAAAACTCCCAAAAAGCAACGGCTTTCGGTGGACAGTCCGGCCAGCTGTTCGCCGGCTCCTCCCGTGAAAGGTGAGCGAAGTGTCGAGAAGCTGGACAGCGGTTTCGTGGAGGAACCCGAAGGAGGGTTCAGCTCATCGCAGAAGGAGAACCAATCGGAACAGAACAAGCCAACGTCGTCCCGGTTGtctctgttcaccaagaaggaaCCCAGACGATTGGACACTGAGAATTCGGCGGAAATATTGCAGGAAATTGAAATGATCCAAGATGATGACGTGGTTGAGATTAAAGATGATGACGAGGATGAATCAAAAGAGGTGCAGATGGCGGAACAGAAACCAGCGCAGGCTAGTTTCGGCCGGGGTGGTAACAGTGGAAGTGGTCAGAAGAAGACTGCCTGTCGACGGGTAGGTCTCTCGAAGAACAAAAGTCTGAAGGGCGTGGGGGCGAACCAGAGCAAGCTGTCGATGTTTGGATTCCAGAAGAA GGTGCAACTGAAGTAA
- the LOC109412297 gene encoding mediator of RNA polymerase II transcription subunit 4: protein MSSYHLSTKERLLAIVDDIEIISKELIENTIAPKHQKMSSADHGQLVELLVSKDKELKATLQLAAEQAGIEKKMNGLREQVKEQDEEINQLQKQLKEAEQILATAIFQGRQKLTSINKAAKRPVSSEELIKFAHRISASNAICAPLTWQQGDLRRPYPTDIEMRLGFLGKSDLNINGHGQMPNSQNNSLNEMQQRNAGAGAGSGVVDIPASAQNQFAWHPSGELHMTVGAGAGSVSLDTRSHKDASQDDVEVMSTDSSSSSSSDSQ from the exons ATGTCCTCGTATCATCTAAGCACCAAGGAACGGCTGCTGGCCATCGTGGACGACATTGAAATCATTTCCAA AGAACTAATCGAGAACACCATCGCTCCGAAGCATCAGAAAATGTCCAGCGCCGATCATGGGCAGCTGGTCGAGCTGCTAGTGTCCAAGGACAAGGAACTAAAAGCCACTCTGCAGCTGGCGGCGGAACAAGCCGGCATCGAGAAGAAGATGAACGGCCTGCGGGAGCAGGTCAAGGAACAAGACGAGGAAATCAATCAGCTGCAGAAGCAGCTCAAAGAAGCCGAACAGATCCTGGCGACGGCGATATTCCAAGGACGCCAGAAACTGACCAGTATTAACAAAGCCGCCAAGCGGCCGGTTTCCTCGGAAGAGCTGATCAAGTTCGCTCACCGGATCAGCGCCTCGAATGCGATCTGCGCCCCGCTAACGTGGCAACAGGGCGACCTGCGGAGGCCCTATCCGACGGACATCGAGATGCGGTTGGGATTCCTGGGCAAGTCGGACCTAAACATCAACGGACACGGACAGATGCCGAACAGCCAGAACAACAGTCTGAACGAGATGCAACAAAGGAATGCCGGGGCCGGTGCGGGAAGTGGAGTGGTCGACATTCCGGCCTCGGCACAGAATCAGTTCGCTTGGCATCCGTCCGGCGAGTTGCATATGACGGTGGGTGCCGGCGCTGGATCGGTTTCGCTGGATACCCGGTCGCACAAGGACGCATCGCAGGATGATGTTGAGGTCATGTCGACGGATAGTTCCAGTTCCAGCTCAAGCGATTCGCAGTAA